In Neofelis nebulosa isolate mNeoNeb1 chromosome 10, mNeoNeb1.pri, whole genome shotgun sequence, one DNA window encodes the following:
- the LOC131487886 gene encoding olfactory receptor 9I1-like, with translation MDANNLTMVTEFILMGFTDYHMLEIPLFLTFLIFYIITLLGNVGMIILIQVDVQLHTPMYFFLSHLALLDACYASVITPQILATLATGKMVISYGQCATQFFFFTFCAGTECFLLAVMAYDRYAAVSNPLLYTVAMNPRICWSLVVEAYVCGMLGSIVRTTCTFTLSFCDHNQINFFFCDLLPLLKLACNDTTNTEIVIVFFGNFVILANALVILISYLLIIKAILKVKSPGGKAKTFCTCASHITAVALFFGTLIFMYQRSGSGKSLEEDKVVSVFYTVVIPMLNPLIYSLRNKDVKAAFRKVTGRLQVSLSV, from the coding sequence ATGGACGCGAATAATCTTACTATGGTAACAGAGTTCATTCTCATGGGCTTTACTGACTACCACATGTTGGAGATTCCCCTCTTCCTGACGTTTCTCATTTTCTATATCATCACCCTTCTGGGGAATGTGGGGATGATCATTCTGATCCAAGTGGATGTCCAACTCCACactcccatgtacttcttcctgagCCACCTCGCCCTGCTGGATGCCTGCTACGCCTCGGTCATCACTCCTCAGATCCTGGCCACACTGGCCACAGGTAAGATGGTCATCTCCTATGGCCAGTGTGCTACCCAGTTCTTTTTCTTCACCTTCTGTGCAGGCACAGAGTGTTTCCTGCTGGCagtgatggcctatgaccgctatgctGCTGTTAGCAACCCACTGCTCTACACTGTAGCCATGAATCCTAGAATTTGCTGGAGTTTGGTGGTGGAAGCCTATGTCTGTGGGATGTTAGGGTCCATTGTGCGTACCACATGCACCTTCACCCTCTCCTTCTGTGACCACAATCAGATCAACTTCTTCTTCTGTGACCTCCTGCCCCTGCTGAAGCTCGCCTGCAATGACACAACAAACACTGAGATTGTCATTGTCTTCTTCGGCAACTTTGTGATCTTGGCCAACGCGTTGGTCATTCTGATATCCTACCTGCTCATCATCAAGGCCATTCTGAAGGTGAAGTCTCCAGGTGGCAAAGCCAAGACTTTCTGCACATGTGCCTCCCACATCACCGCTGTGGCCCTTTTCTTTGGGACCCTCATCTTCATGTATCAGCGGAGTGGCTCGGGCAAGTCCCTGGAGGAAGACAAGGTCGTGTCTGTCTTCTACACTGTGGTCATCCCCATGCTAAACCCTCTGATCTACAGCCTGAGAAACAAGGATGTGAAAGCAGCCTTCAGAAAGGTCACTGGTAGACTCCAGGTGTCCCTGAGTGTGTAG